A part of Sinorhizobium chiapasense genomic DNA contains:
- a CDS encoding methylenetetrahydrofolate reductase: MSPDINPHDPGAPLDPLPGHSSRGRLERVLRRGEFAVTAELNPPDSANPEDVYERAAIFDGWVDGINAVDASGANCHMSSVGICALLTRMGYAPIMQIACRDKNRIAIQGDVLGASAMGVQNIMCLTGDGVQAGDQPGAKPVFDLDCMSLLETVRIMRDNSKFLSGRKLTTPPHVFLGAAINPFAPPYDFRPYRLAKKIEAGAQFVQSQYCFDVPMFREYMKKVRDLGLHEKCFILVGVGPMASAKTARWIRSNVPGIHIPDSVITRLEGAQDQKKEGKQLCIDIINEVKEIEGVSGVHVMAYRQEEYVAEIVHESGVLKGRKPWKHEATPTETLVAERLEHIREGIEENQQQMAEAAAHHPH, translated from the coding sequence ATGAGCCCGGATATCAATCCCCACGATCCCGGCGCGCCGCTCGATCCCCTGCCCGGCCATTCCTCGCGCGGGCGGCTGGAGCGCGTGCTGCGCCGTGGCGAATTCGCCGTGACCGCCGAACTCAACCCGCCGGACAGCGCCAATCCCGAGGACGTCTACGAACGCGCGGCGATCTTCGACGGCTGGGTCGACGGCATCAACGCGGTCGACGCTTCCGGCGCCAACTGCCATATGTCGTCGGTCGGCATCTGCGCCCTGCTGACGCGCATGGGCTATGCGCCGATCATGCAGATCGCCTGCCGCGACAAGAACCGCATCGCCATCCAGGGCGATGTGCTCGGCGCCTCCGCCATGGGCGTACAGAACATCATGTGCCTGACCGGCGACGGCGTGCAGGCCGGCGACCAGCCCGGCGCCAAGCCCGTGTTCGACCTCGACTGCATGTCGCTGCTCGAGACCGTCCGCATCATGCGCGACAATTCGAAATTCCTGTCCGGCCGCAAGCTGACGACGCCGCCGCACGTCTTTTTGGGCGCCGCGATCAACCCCTTCGCGCCGCCTTACGATTTCCGCCCGTACCGGCTCGCCAAGAAGATCGAAGCCGGCGCGCAGTTCGTCCAGAGCCAGTACTGCTTCGACGTGCCGATGTTCCGCGAATACATGAAGAAGGTGCGCGACCTCGGCCTGCACGAGAAGTGCTTCATCCTCGTCGGCGTCGGGCCGATGGCATCCGCCAAGACCGCCCGCTGGATCCGGTCCAACGTGCCGGGCATCCACATTCCCGACAGCGTCATCACACGGCTCGAAGGCGCGCAGGATCAGAAGAAGGAAGGCAAGCAGCTCTGCATCGACATCATCAACGAGGTGAAGGAGATCGAGGGCGTCTCGGGTGTCCACGTCATGGCCTATCGCCAGGAGGAATATGTCGCCGAGATCGTCCACGAGTCCGGCGTGTTGAAGGGTCGCAAGCCATGGAAACACGAAGCGACGCCGACGGAAACGCTCGTTGCCGAACGACTCGAACATATCCGCGAGGGCATCGAGGAAAACCAGCAGCAGATGGCGGAAGCCGCGGCGCACCATCCACATTAG
- a CDS encoding methyltetrahydrofolate cobalamin methyltransferase: MTRTIVASATREIVIGFDQPFCVIGERINPTGRKKLAAEMIEGNFETVIKDALEQVAAGATMLDVNAGVTAVNPNETEPPLLVKTLEIVQGLVDVPLSIDSSVTAAIEAGLRVAKGRPLVNSVTGEEEKLEAILPLVKKYDVPVVAISNDETGISMDPDVRFAVAKKIVERAMDHGIKPHDIVVDPLVMPIGALGDAGRQVFALLRRLREELKVNTTCGLSNISFGLPHRHGINAGFIPMVIGAGMTSAIMNPCRPQEMEAVRAANVLNGTDANCTNWIMTYRDHKPAEGGHAVAAAAPAAGGGRRGGRAARAGAGARAE, encoded by the coding sequence ATGACCCGCACCATCGTCGCTTCCGCCACCCGCGAGATCGTCATCGGCTTCGACCAGCCCTTCTGCGTCATCGGCGAGCGCATCAACCCGACCGGCCGCAAGAAGCTCGCCGCCGAGATGATCGAAGGCAACTTCGAGACCGTGATCAAGGACGCGCTCGAACAGGTCGCTGCAGGCGCGACGATGCTCGACGTCAATGCGGGCGTCACCGCAGTCAACCCGAACGAAACCGAACCGCCGCTGCTCGTCAAGACGCTGGAGATCGTCCAGGGCCTCGTCGACGTGCCGCTGTCGATCGACAGCTCCGTCACCGCCGCGATCGAGGCGGGCCTTCGCGTCGCCAAGGGCCGGCCGCTGGTGAATTCGGTCACGGGCGAAGAGGAAAAGCTCGAGGCGATCCTGCCGCTCGTCAAGAAATACGACGTCCCGGTCGTCGCGATCTCCAACGACGAGACCGGCATTTCCATGGATCCGGACGTTCGCTTCGCTGTCGCCAAGAAAATCGTTGAGCGCGCTATGGATCACGGCATCAAGCCGCACGACATCGTCGTCGATCCGCTCGTCATGCCGATCGGCGCCTTGGGCGATGCCGGCCGGCAGGTCTTCGCCCTTCTGCGGCGCCTGCGCGAGGAGCTGAAGGTCAACACCACCTGCGGCCTCTCCAACATCTCCTTCGGCCTGCCGCATCGCCACGGCATCAATGCCGGCTTCATCCCGATGGTGATCGGCGCCGGCATGACCTCGGCGATCATGAACCCCTGCCGCCCGCAGGAAATGGAAGCCGTGCGCGCAGCGAACGTCCTGAACGGCACCGACGCGAACTGCACCAACTGGATCATGACCTATCGCGACCACAAGCCGGCCGAAGGCGGCCATGCCGTGGCTGCTGCTGCACCGGCTGCCGGCGGCGGACGGCGTGGTGGCCGCGCGGCCCGCGCCGGTGCTGGCGCAAGGGCGGAGTAG
- a CDS encoding ASKHA domain-containing protein, with product MRIDSTSELETNMPEAARKDPLVLFMPSGKRGRFPVGTPILDAARSLGVYVESVCGGRATCGRCQVSVQEGNFAKHKIVSSNDHISPIGPKEQRYASVRELPDGRRLSCSSQILGDLVIDVPQDTVINAQVVRKAATDRVIERNAAVQLCYVEVDEPDMHKPLGDLDRMKAMLEKDWGWKDLLIAPHLIPQVQGILRKGNWAVTAAIHRDMDSSRPFIVGLWPGLKNEAYGVACDIGSTTIAMHLVSLLSGRIVASSGASNPQIRFGEDLMSRVSYVMMNPDGREAMTKAVREAMNGLIGKVCAEGEIDRHDILDMVVVGNPIMHHLFLGIDPTELGQAPFALAVSGALQYWAHEIDIEVNRGARLYMLPCIAGHVGADAAGATLSEGPHRQDKMMLLVDVGTNAEIVLGNRQRVVAASSPTGPAFEGAEISSGQRAAPGAIERVRIDPETLEPRFRVIGVDKWSDEEGFAEAAAAVGVTGICGSAIIEVVAEMYLTGIISQDGVVDGAMAAKSARIVPNGRTFSYLLHDGEPRITVTQNDIRAIQLAKAALYAGIKLLMEKQGVDHVDTIRFAGAFGSFIDPKYAMVLGLIPDCDLDEVKAVGNAAGTGALMALLNRGHRREIEETVRKIEKIETALESKFQEHFVNAMAMPNKVDAFPKLAEVVTLPERKVMADDSEGGGRRRRRSRE from the coding sequence ATGCGCATTGACAGCACTTCCGAACTCGAGACCAATATGCCTGAAGCCGCGCGCAAGGATCCTCTGGTACTGTTCATGCCGTCGGGCAAGCGTGGGCGCTTCCCGGTCGGCACGCCGATCCTCGACGCCGCGCGTTCGCTCGGGGTCTATGTCGAAAGCGTGTGCGGCGGACGCGCGACCTGCGGACGCTGCCAGGTTTCCGTGCAGGAAGGCAACTTCGCCAAGCACAAGATCGTTTCGTCGAACGACCACATCTCGCCGATCGGCCCGAAGGAGCAGCGCTATGCCAGCGTGCGCGAACTGCCGGATGGCCGCCGCCTTTCCTGCTCTTCCCAGATTCTCGGCGATCTCGTCATCGACGTGCCGCAGGACACCGTCATCAATGCGCAGGTGGTGCGCAAGGCCGCGACCGACCGGGTGATCGAGCGCAATGCCGCCGTCCAGCTTTGCTATGTCGAAGTCGACGAACCGGACATGCACAAGCCGCTCGGCGATCTCGACCGAATGAAAGCCATGCTGGAGAAGGATTGGGGCTGGAAGGATCTGCTGATCGCGCCGCATCTGATCCCGCAGGTGCAAGGCATCCTGCGCAAGGGCAACTGGGCCGTCACCGCCGCGATCCACCGCGACATGGATTCCTCGCGCCCCTTCATCGTCGGCCTCTGGCCAGGCCTCAAGAACGAGGCCTACGGCGTCGCTTGCGACATCGGCTCGACGACGATCGCCATGCACCTCGTGTCGCTCCTCTCCGGTCGCATCGTCGCCTCCTCGGGCGCGTCGAACCCGCAGATCCGCTTCGGCGAGGATCTGATGAGCCGCGTCTCCTACGTGATGATGAACCCCGACGGCCGCGAGGCGATGACCAAGGCCGTGCGCGAAGCCATGAACGGCCTGATCGGCAAGGTCTGCGCCGAGGGTGAGATCGACCGCCACGACATCCTCGACATGGTGGTCGTCGGCAATCCGATCATGCATCACCTCTTCCTCGGCATCGATCCGACCGAACTCGGCCAGGCGCCCTTTGCGCTCGCCGTCTCCGGCGCGCTGCAATACTGGGCGCACGAGATCGACATCGAAGTCAATCGCGGCGCAAGGCTCTACATGCTGCCCTGCATTGCCGGCCATGTCGGGGCGGACGCCGCGGGTGCGACACTTTCGGAAGGCCCGCACCGGCAGGACAAGATGATGCTGCTCGTCGATGTCGGCACCAATGCCGAGATCGTGCTCGGCAACCGACAACGCGTCGTTGCCGCCTCCTCGCCGACGGGCCCGGCCTTCGAAGGTGCTGAAATCTCCTCCGGTCAGCGCGCCGCGCCCGGCGCGATCGAGCGCGTGCGCATCGACCCCGAGACACTGGAGCCGCGCTTCCGCGTGATCGGCGTCGACAAGTGGTCGGACGAGGAAGGTTTCGCCGAGGCCGCCGCCGCGGTCGGCGTCACCGGCATCTGCGGCTCGGCGATCATCGAGGTGGTCGCGGAGATGTATCTGACCGGCATCATTTCTCAGGACGGCGTGGTCGACGGCGCCATGGCCGCGAAAAGCGCGCGCATCGTCCCGAACGGCCGCACCTTCTCTTACCTCCTGCATGACGGCGAACCCCGCATCACCGTGACGCAGAACGACATCCGCGCAATCCAGCTCGCCAAAGCGGCGCTCTATGCCGGCATCAAGCTCTTGATGGAAAAGCAGGGGGTCGATCATGTCGACACCATCCGCTTCGCCGGCGCCTTCGGCTCGTTCATCGATCCGAAATACGCCATGGTGCTGGGCCTGATCCCGGATTGCGACCTCGACGAGGTGAAGGCGGTCGGCAATGCCGCCGGCACCGGCGCGCTGATGGCTCTCCTCAATCGTGGCCATCGCCGCGAGATCGAGGAAACAGTCAGGAAAATCGAGAAGATAGAGACGGCTCTTGAATCGAAATTTCAGGAGCACTTCGTCAACGCCATGGCGATGCCGAACAAGGTCGACGCCTTCCCGAAACTCGCCGAGGTGGTCACCCTTCCGGAGCGGAAGGTGATGGCCGATGATAGCGAAGGTGGCGGCCGCAGAAGGCGCCGCAGCCGGGAATAG
- a CDS encoding Lrp/AsnC family transcriptional regulator, with the protein MAKTAPEIALDSFDLAILKILQKDNATPQRTIGEAVNLSAPAVQRRIRRMEEAGVIAANCAIVDPASVGQPITIFVEVEVISETAELIDAAKAEFSAAPEVQQCYYVTGEADFILVIVVATMADYEALTRRLFFGNNNVKKFRTFVAMDRVKVGLTVPL; encoded by the coding sequence TTGGCGAAAACCGCTCCCGAAATCGCCCTCGATTCCTTCGACCTCGCAATCCTGAAGATCCTGCAGAAGGACAATGCCACGCCGCAGCGCACGATCGGCGAGGCGGTCAATCTCTCGGCGCCGGCGGTGCAGCGGCGGATCAGGCGCATGGAGGAGGCGGGTGTCATCGCGGCCAATTGCGCCATCGTCGATCCGGCCAGCGTCGGCCAGCCGATCACGATCTTCGTCGAGGTCGAAGTGATCAGCGAGACGGCCGAATTGATCGATGCGGCAAAGGCGGAGTTTTCGGCCGCACCCGAAGTGCAGCAATGCTACTATGTCACCGGCGAGGCGGATTTCATCCTGGTCATCGTCGTCGCGACCATGGCCGATTACGAGGCGCTGACGCGACGCCTCTTCTTCGGTAACAACAATGTCAAGAAATTCCGCACCTTCGTCGCCATGGACCGGGTCAAGGTGGGGCTGACGGTGCCGCTTTGA